One region of Malania oleifera isolate guangnan ecotype guangnan chromosome 6, ASM2987363v1, whole genome shotgun sequence genomic DNA includes:
- the LOC131157177 gene encoding late embryogenesis abundant protein D-7 — MASEDQNKGAAQIKSESMVGTVKEKAQAGQQKASEMAQAAKEKVSEMAQGARGGGPAKEKTSGTAQPGKEKTDGVLERTGNQVTSMAQGATGAVKTTLGLGQAQEKTTKSEE, encoded by the exons ATGGCTTCTGAAGATCAGAACAAAGGTGCTGCCcag ATAAAGTCGGAGTCAATGGTGGGAACAGTGAAGGAGAAGGCCCAAGCGGGCCAACAGAAGGCCTCTGAGATGGCCCAAGCGGCGAAGGAGAAGGTCTCTGAGATGGCCCAGGGAGCGAGAGGCGGCGGGCCGGCCAAGGAGAAGACGTCGGGGACGGCCCAGCCTGGGAAGGAGAAGACAGATGGCGTACTGGAGCGGACTGGGAACCAGGTGACGAGCATGGCCCAAGGTGCTACCGGCGCAGTCAAGACTACTTTGGGGCTGGGCCAGGCCCAAGAGAAAACTACCAAGTCCGAGGAGTGA
- the LOC131158501 gene encoding uncharacterized protein LOC131158501 — MVSEPIMDESFNTSQTTPPNPPPNIIPAQPNTNPSGAVPHDPTQPTSPYYIGSSDGSGAMLVTHTLDSSNYYSWARSMKRALRIKNKLGFIDGTICEPSEPNDPLMEHWLRCNDIMITWMQNTMAVDIKSSTTYAETAHQLWLELEQSFAQQNAPRIFEVKQGITDLKQNQDPVSVYFSKLKTLLDELLNYESIPNCTCGGLKVIVHNQQRDCVMKFLMGLNDTYKAIKAQILLIKPFPSLNEVYSIIQQEEKRREISITSLRSDSMAMVSKENFNKQSIGQKIRERYYCTFCKIPGHSLER, encoded by the coding sequence atggtatcagagccaattaTGGATGAATCCTTCAATACTAGCCAAACCACCCCTCCAAACCCACCGCCAAACATCATTCCTGCACAACCCAACACCAATCCTTCAGGAGCTGTTCCTCACGACCCAACACAGCCCACCAGTCCTTATTACATTGGCAGCAGCGATGGCTCAGGTGCCATGCTTGTCACGCACACCTTGGACTCCAGCAACTATTATTCTTGGGCCAGATCTATGAAAAGGGCTTTGCGGATCAAGAACAAGCTCGGGTTCATTGATGGTACCATCTGTGAGCCTTCTGAGCCCAATGATCCTCTAATGGAACATTGGCTGAGGTGCAATGACATTATGATCACATGGATGCAGAACACAATGGCAGTGGACATCAAGTCTAGCACTACATATGCAGAGACTGCACATCAGCTTTGGCTGGAGCTGGAGCAAAGTTTTGCTCAGCAAAATGCTCCAAGGATTTTTGAGGTAAAACAAGGCATCACAGACTTAAAGCAAAACCAAGACCCAGTAAGTGTTTATTTCTCTAAACTTAAAACTCTGCTTGATGAATTGCTCAATTATGAGTCAATCCCTAATTGTACCTGTGGAGGATTAAAGGTTATTGTTCACAACCAGCAAAGGGACTGTGTGATGAAATTTTTAATGGGGCTCAATGATACTTATAAGGCCATTAAGGCACAGATTTTGCTGATCAAACCTTTTCCCAGTCTAAATGAGGTCTACTCCATTATTCagcaagaagagaaaagaagagaaatcTCCATAACCAGCCTAAGGAGTGATTCTATGGCTATGGTGAGCAAAGAGAACTTTAACAAACAATCCATTGGGCAAAAAATAAGGGAAAGGTATTACTGCACCTTCTGTAAAATTCCAGGACATTCTCTGGAGAGATGA